From a single Pempheris klunzingeri isolate RE-2024b chromosome 2, fPemKlu1.hap1, whole genome shotgun sequence genomic region:
- the LOC139210391 gene encoding uncharacterized protein, which translates to MGIIISHIFSRFTSKTPVRILMVGLDAAGKTTLLYRLKLAEVVTTIPTIGFNVETVEFKNISFTVWDVGGQTIIRPLWRHYYTNTQGLIFVVDSNDPERIKDAADELHRMVGEDELRGVALLVLANKQDLPRAMSVSDITEALGLSGVSQPWFVQASCAVSGTGLVEGLDWLSNQIMKH; encoded by the exons ATGGGCATCATCATCTCACACATCTTCTCCAGGTTCACCTCCAAGACGCCTGTCAGGATTTTAATGG tggGTCTGGATGCAGCCGGTAAAACCACTCTGCTGTACAGACTGAAGCTGGCCGAGGTCGTCACCACCATCCCGACCATCG gttttaatGTAGAGACAGTGGAGTTTAAGAACATCAGCTTTACAGTTTGGGATGTTGGTGGCCAGACGATCATCAGACCTCTGTGGAGACATTactacaccaacacacag gGTCTGATATTTGTGGTGGACAGCAACGACCCCGAGAGGATTAAAGACGCTGCCGACGAGCTGCACAGGATG gtGGGAGAGGACGAGCTGAGGGGCGTGGCCTTACTGGTGCTCGCTAACAAACAGGATTTGCCCAGAGCCATGTCTGTCAGTGACATCACCGAGGCCCTGGGCCTATCAGGAGTCTCACAGCCG tggTTTGTCCAGGCGTCCTGTGCCGTCAGCGGTACAGGTCTGGTCGAGGGTCTGGACTGGCTGTCCAACCAGATTATGAAACATTAA
- the il17rd gene encoding interleukin-17 receptor D: MAAPRSFFISLSGLLLLSYFSCGSTTPNNNKRANHERCGFKVQSVADGGRRLAVTFRADNCSLNYPLGKHVIHEVSNVSFSHLACDDQAAVVVHWSASPLGIEHIKGFRVYLEDKNPEGKQCQHLILKDPRQLNFSYRNTKLSSQPFSGLTFDTDYMVRVVPFPTLMNESFFPPSFLRTNSCEVLLGSDNLVCKPFWKPKILNVSQLGSNLHVVFDQAPASFGFHFYYLYYKLRQDGPFKLQRCKPDVNNPRTTCILQDVTPGTYAIELRDDSNTTRRQTQYHVSQVHSPWAGPIRAMAITVPLVIMSAFATLFTVMCRKKQQENIYSQLDEESSESSNHSAALNADRPWPRPKVFICYSNRDCPKHTTVIQSLAYFLQDFCSCEVVLDLWEHLEMCREGQMSWLSRQLDEANFIIIVCSKGLRYYVEKKSRRGKTPVSRRSNSSSSSSSSPIGGSGGDLFIVGVAMIAEKLRLAKQSEGAGAQELNRYMTVYFDYSTENDIPTMLSLAPRFKLMDQLPQLFSRLHSSQSSLADRESQPLNVSRRNYFRSKSGRSLYVSICNMHQHISQNPDWFEKQLAPSGGSSSSKHPPLPADPAPSPPPKPPCSSSSSQPEQRFASGLVLNEVAVKTPSLESGKAAPRRNMLLLAPGSSPNLNLGLSHSPCPSPCPSPGPCSSPGLCPSPGLPHCSLSILGPTSRSISGISGLSGPEESSSSSSAPSILQDGVCPIPSQAEEGHPFPPEVPPPRDSGIYDSSVPSSELSIPLMEGLSHDQADSSSLADSESSSSGLGDEEPPAVTSLGCSAATVCKAELHHHRHLEHSDGLAPLASS; encoded by the exons ATGGCGGCCCCTCGGagtttcttcatctctctctcggGTTTACTTCTGCTCTCATACTTCTCTTGTGGATCTACGActccaaacaacaacaaaagagcaAACCATGAGCGATGTGGCTTCaag gtgcaGTCTGTTGCAGATGGAGGTCGCAGGTTGGCCGTAACTTTCAGAGCTGACA ATTGTTCTTTGAACTACCCGCTGGGGAAACATGTGATCCATGAGGTCAGCAACGTCTCCTTCAGCCATCTGGCCTGCGACGATCAGGCTGCTGTGGTCGTCCACTGGTCTGCCAGTCCTCTAG GAATCGAACACATTAAAGGCTTCAGGGTTTATCTGGAGGACAAGAATCCAGAGGGCAAACAGTGTCAACATCTCATCCTCAAAGACCCCCGACAGCTCAACTTCTCCTACAGGAACACG AAGCTGAGCAGTCAGCCGTTCAGCGGTTTGACCTTTGACACCGACTACATGGTTCGTGTTGTTCCTTTCCCCACTCTGATGAATGAGAGCTTCTTCCCTCCGTCCTTCCTCAGGACCAACT CATGTGAAGTCCTCCTGGGATCAGACAACCTTGTTTGTAAACCAT tcTGGAAGCCAAAGATCCTGAACGTGTCTCAGCTGGGATCGAACCTCCACGTGGTGTTCGACCAGGCTCCGGCCTCCTTCGGCTTCCACTTCTACTACCTGTACTACAAGCTGCGGCAGGACGGCCCCTTCAAACTGCAGCGCTGCAAACCA GACGTGAACAATCCCAGAACTACATGCATCCTCCAGGATGTCACTCCAGGGACCTACGCTATAGAG TTGAGAGACGACAGTAACACGACCAGGAGGCAAACTCAGTACCACGTCAGCCAGG TCCACTCCCCCTGGGCGGGGCCTATCCGTGCCATGGCCATCACAGTGCCTTTGGTCATCATGTCTGCCTTCGCCACTCTCTTCACGGTCATGTGCCGCAAGAAACAGCAAG aAAACATCTACAGCCAGCTGGACGAGGAGAGCAGTGAGTCGTCCAATCACAGCGCAGCATTGAACGCCGATCGGCCGTGGCCCCGCCCCAAGGTCTTCATCTGTTACTCCAACAGAGACTGTCCCAAACACACCACCGTCATCCAGAGCCTTGCCTACTTCCTGCAGGACTTCTGCAGCTGTGAG GTTGTGCTGGACCTGTGGGAACACCTGGAGATGTGCAGAGAGGGTCAGATGTCATGGCTCAGCAGACAGCTGGACGAAGCcaacttcatcatcatcgtctGTTCCAAGGGCCTACG CTACTACGTGGAGAAGAAGAGCCGCAGAGGCAAGACGCCAGTAAGTCGCCgaagtaacagcagcagcagcagcagcagctctccgATTGGTGGATCAGGGGGCGACCTGTTCATTGTGGGCGTGGCCATGATCGCAGAGAAGCTGCGACTGGCGAAGCAGAGCGAGGGCGCTGGAGCTCAGGAGCTGAACCGCTACATGACGGTTTACTTCGACTATTCCACAGAAAACGACATTCCCACCATGCTGAGTCTGGCTCCCAG GTTTAAGTTGATGGACCAGCTCCCTCAGCTCTTCAGCCGACTCCACTCCAGCCAGTCCAGTCTGGCCGACCGTGAGTCGCAGCCTCTCAACGTCTCCAGGAGGAACTACTTCAGGAGTAAGTCTGGACGCTCGCTCTACGTCTCCATCTGCAACATGCACCAGCACATCAGCCAGAACCCCGACTGGTTCGAGAAGCAGCTGGCTCCTTCAGGAggttcctcctcctcaaagcatcctcctctccctgctgacCCGGCTCCAAGCCCCCCTCCAAAgcctccctgctcctcttcttcatctcaaCCCGAGCAGAGGTTTGCCTCCGGCTTGGTGCTGAACGAGGTCGCGGTGAAGACGCCGTCGCTGGAGAGTGGGAAGGCAGCGCCGAGGAGAAATATGCTCCTGCTGGCCCCCGGCTCCAGTCCCAACCTTAACCTGGGCCTGAGCCACAGTCCCTGTCCCAGCCCCTGTCCCAGTCCTGGTCCGTGTTCCAGTCCTGGTCTGTGTCCTAGTCCAGGCCTGCcacactgctctctctccattctAGGACCTACTTCGAG GTCCATCTCTGGGATCTCTGGACTGTCCGGACCAGAAgaatcttcctcctcctcctccgctccctccatcctccaggATGGGGTGTGCCCCATCCCCTCCCAGGCAGAAGAAGGCCATCCCTTCCCCCCAGAGGTCCCGCCTCCTCGTGATTCGGGCATCTATGATTCGTCTGTCCCTTCCTCAGAGCTTTCCATTCCCCTAATGGAGGGACTTTCACACGACCAGGCTGACTCCTCCTCCCTGGCCGACAGCGAATCATCTTCTTCCGGGCTGG GTGACGAGGAGCCGCCTGCCGTCACGTCGCTCGGCTGCAGCGCCGCCACAGTTTGTAAAGCTGAGCTGCACCACCATCGCCACCTGGAGCATAGCGACGGACTGGCACCTCTGGCGTCATCGTAG
- the appl1 gene encoding DCC-interacting protein 13-alpha encodes MPGIEKLPIEETLEDSPQTRSLLGVFEEDTAAISNYCTQLYQAMQRIYDAQNELSAATHLTSRLLKEYDKQRFPLGGDDEVMSSTLQQFAKVIDELSSCHAVLSTQLADAMMFPITQFKERDLKEILTLKEVFQIASDDHDTAINRYSRLSKKRDNDKLRAEAVEDVYTSRKKQHQTMMHYFCSLNTLQYKKKTALLEPLLGYMQAQISFFKLGSENLTQQWEEFLGTIGTSVQNVRREMEEEVGQMQETIQQMERTCDPLYAPCDPDPAHSPVCRNLTRKQGYLYIRNKTGLVSSSWERQYFFTQGGNLMQQGRGEVAGGLVTDLDNCSVMAVDSDDRRFCFQVTSFDGKKVVTLQSESRKDCEEWISTINNISKRIYLSENAEELAARVNQSALEAVTPSPSFQQRHESMRPSSKGRVGRASSISSVGSEPSPALSVLSLDALVAPDTPIQFDIISPVSDENLGQSKTAAQSGRRSNPFGESGDGTSEDSEDSILHQLFIVRFLGSMEVRTAESADVISETMRQILAARAIHNIFRMTESHLLVTCDCLKLIDPQTQVTRLRFPLSSVVQCSSHQDNKRLFGFVLQAAGGRVDSRFICYIFESNNDGEKICDSIGLAKQIAFHSEMDRKAVEKRKEQDKAKEKQQEELSKQRQIEKDLEEQSRLIAASSRPANPSASDGQFLVLSNSQSEDSDAGEEGKKKGESEA; translated from the exons ATGCCCGGGATAGAGAAACTGCCGATAGAGGAGACGCTGGAGGACAGTCCGCAG ACACGCTCTCTGCTGGGAGTGTTTGAAGAGGACACTGCAGCCATCTCCAACTACTGCACACAGCTCTATCAGGCCATGCAGAGGATTTATGatgcacag aATGAACTGAGTGCTGCGACACACCTGACCTCCAGACTGCTGAAAGAATACGACAAACAG CGTTTTCCTCTCGGGGGcgatgatgaggtgatgagcTCCACCTTGCAGCAGTTTGCAAAAGTCATTGATGAG ttaAGTTCCTGTCATGCTGTCTTGTCCACCCAGCTTGCAGACGCCATGATGTTTCCCATAACTCAGTTTAAAGAGAGAGACTTGAAAG aGATCCTTACTCTGAAAGAAGTCTTCCAAATAGCCAGTGATG ATCACGACACAGCCATTAACAGATACAGCCGCCTATCCAAGAAGAGAGACAACGACAAG CTGCGGGCGGAGGCCGTGGAGGACGTCTACACCTCCCGCAAGAAGCAGCACCAGACCATGATGCACTATTTCTGCTCGCTTAACACGCTGCAGTACAAGAAGAAGACGGCTCTGCTGGAGCCGCTGCTGGGCTACATGCAGGCACAG ATCAGCTTCTTCAAGCTGGGTTCAGAAAATCTCACCCAGCAGTGGGAAGAGTTCCTGGGAACCATAGGAACCAGTGTCCAGAA tgtgcgGCGtgaaatggaggaggaggttgggCAGATGCAGGAAACCATCCAGCAGATGGAGAGAACATGTGACCCGCTGTATGCGCCGTGTGACCCTGACCCCGCCCACTCACCTGTGTGTCGCAACCTGACCAGGAAACAGGGCTACCTGTACATCCGCAA taaGACGGGGCTGGTGTCGTCGTCCTGGGAGCGTCAGTACTTCTTCACGCAGGGCGGTAACCTGATGCAGCAGGGCCGGGGCGAGGTGGCGGGTGGGCTGGTCACAGACCTGGACAACTGTTCTGTCATGGCGGTGGACAGTGACGACCGCCGCTTCTGCTTCCAGGTCACCTCCTTCGATGGGAAGAA AGTGGTGACGCTGCAGTCGGAGAGCAGGAAGGACTGCGAGgag TGGATCTCCACCATCAACAACATCTCCAAAAGGATCTACCTGAGCGAGAACGCAGAG GAGCTGGCAGCCAGAGTGAACCAATCAGCTCTTGAAGCTGTGACGCCGTCGCCATCCTTTCAGCAGAGACACGAGAGCATGAGACCCAGCAG TAAAGGGCGTGTGGGCCGAGCGAGCAGTATCAGCTCTGTGGGCTCGGAGCCGTCGCCTGCCCTCTCTGTGCTTTCATTGGATGCTTTGGTTGCCCCGGATACGCCAATTCAGTTTGACATCATTTCCCCCGTCAGCGACGAGAACTTAGGACAGAGCAAGACCGCAGCACAGTCCGGcag AAGGAGTAATCCATTCGGAGAGTCAGGAGACGGCACATCAGAAGACAGTGAAG ACTCGATCCTCCACCAACTCTTCATCGTTCGCTTCCTGGGCTCCATGGAGGTGAGGACTGCTGAGTCTGCAGATGTCATCTCTGAGACCATGAGGCAGATCCTTGCAGCCAGAGCCATCCACAACATCTTCAGGATGACCGAATCACACCTGCTGGTCACCTGTGACTGCCTCAA GCTCATTGATCCTCAGACACAAGTCACCCGACTCAGG tTCCCCCTCTCCAGTGTAGTTCAGTGTTCGTCCCATCAGGACAACAAGAGGCTGTTTGGTTTCGTTCTGCAGGCGGCAGGCGGGCGGGTTGACAGCCGATTTATCTGCTACATCTTTGAGTCCAACAACGACGGAGAGAAG ATCTGTGACAGTATCGGCCTGGCCAAGCAGATCGCCTTCCACTCTGAGATG GACCGTAAGGCagtggagaagaggaaggagcagGACAAGGCCaaagagaaacagcaggaagagctcagcaaacagagacagatagagaag GATCTGGAGGAACAGAGCCGCTTGATCGCCGCCTCGAGTCGCCCCGCTAACCCGTCTGCCTCCGACGGACAATTCTTAGTGCTTAGCAACAGCCAATCGGAGGACAGTGATGCcggggaggaggggaagaagaagGGCGAGTCTGAAGCCTAA
- the LOC139207739 gene encoding kelch-like protein 10, with amino-acid sequence MSDMASAVFNELRVERKLCDVVVKVGDVEFEAHKIILCSCSLYFRTLFTGVWSTSKKQIYTIPGVSPEIMHHIINYAYTNSVPLTEANVVEVLAAADQFMVPGILQTCCFFLEDQMCVTNCIGIFRLVDFYHCPDLKRKVFFYILNNFEEMVCVSHEFLQLSVEQLASIIENDHLSVKRENTVFEGILHWINHQPDQRRGHISVLLPKVRLGLMTADCLKNMINNAVVKESIECVPIIKAAVMAFVDRASGCSKYVYNNLLSRPRFPSAILLVTGGNNGRTAVTSLEVYDARTDCWATVSTEGIPRSHHGSAVLNNFVYLIGGRCRVANLNTVHRFDLVTCSWHQVASMNCCRCYVSIAVHNGCIYAMGGYDRQSYYKTVECYKPQTNRWTIMAPMRSKRCAASGATLNGKVYICGGYNGHRSLSSAECFDPDMNQWNIIAPMRYSRSGLGVAACRGHLYAGASRKSIANAVSTSEPVVGGIISGNSNCCIAEAYDPQTNTWTSVPSMYTPRSYFGIEVVDDLLVVVGGYDNANMSSVEFYDEEAGMWCSASCIKMPRSGLSCSVLHGLNSVVENLFPRGSVAFPNEEKAAGGSIRT; translated from the exons ATGAGTGACATGGCATCTGCAGTCTTCAATGAGCTCCGTGTGGAGAGAAAGCTGTGCGATGTAGTGGTCAAGGTGGGTGACGTTGAGTTCGAGGCCCACAAGATCATCCTCTGTAGCTGCAGCTTGTACTTTCG CACTCTCTTCACCGGTGTCTGGTCGACCTCAAAAAAGCAGATCTACACCATCCCTGGGGTGTCGCCGGAGATAATGCACCACATCATCAATTATGCTTACACCAACTCCGTTCCTCTGACAGAGGCTAATGTGGTGGAGGTTTTGGCAGCTGCTGACCAGTTCATGGTCCCAGGGATCCTTCAGACCTGCTGCTTCTTCCTGGAGGATCAGATGTGCGTGACGAACTGCATCGGCATCTTTAGGCTGGTGGACTTCTACCACTGCCCTGATCTGAAGCGCAAGGTCTTCTTCTACATCCTCAACAACTTTGAGGAGATGGTTTGCGTCTCACACGAgttcctgcagctctctgtggagCAGCTGGCTTCCATCATCGAGAACGATCACCTCAGTGTGAAACGAGAAAACACGGTGTTTGAGGGTATCCTCCACTGGATTAACCACCAGCCTGACCAAAGACGAGGCCACATCTCTGTGCTGTTGCCCAAG GTGCGGCTCGGCCTGATGACTGCCGATTGCCTCAAAAACATGATCAACAACGCTGTGGTAAAGGAAAGCATCGAATGTGTGCCCATTATCAAAGCTGCAGTGATGGCATTTGTGGATAGGGCCAGTGGATGCTCAAAATATGTCTACAATAACCTGCTGAGCCGCCCACGCTTTCCTTCTGCCATCTTACTGGTGACTGGAGGCAATAATGGCCGCACTGCTGtgaccagcctggaggtgtaTGATGCCCGAACTGACTGCTGGGCCACTGTGAGCACTGAGGGGATTCCACGCTCACACCACGGTTCTGCTGTCCTCAACAACTTTGTGTACTTAATCGGTGGCCGCTGCCGTGTAGCTAACCTGAACACCGTGCACAGGTTTGACCTCGTCACCTGCTCGTGGCACCAGGTAGCATCCATGAACTGCTGCCGCTGCTATGTCAGCATTGCTGTGCACAATGGGTGCATTTATGCCATGGGAGGCTACGATAGACAAAGTTACTATAAAACAGTCGAGTGCTACAAACCCCAGACTAACCGCTGGACCATCATGGCGCCCATGCGTTCAAAGAGGTGTGCGGCCAGTGGCGCAACTCTAAATGGCAAG GTCTACATATGTGGGGGTTACAACGGGCATCGCAGCCTCAGCTCAGCTGAGTGCTTCGACCCAGATATGAACCAGTGGAACATCATCGCCCCCATGAGGTACTCCCGAAGTGGCCTGGGGGTTGCTGCCTGCAGGGGCCACCTCTATGCA GGAGCCAGCAGGAAGTCCATCGCTAATGCAGTCTCAACCAGTGAGCCTGTA GTTGGTGGTATCATTAGTGGAAACTCCAACTGTTGCATTGCTGAGGCCTACGACCCCCAGACCAACACATGGACCTCCGTGCCATCCATGTACACCCCTCGTAGCTACTTTGGCATTGAGGTGGTGGATGACTTGCTCGTTGTGGTCGGAGGATATGACAACGCAAACATGTCAAGTGTGGAGTTCTACGATGAGGAGGCTGGCATGTGGTGCAGTGCTTCTTGCATTAAAATGCCTCGCAGTGGTCTGAGCTGCAGTGTGCTGCACGGACTCAACAGCGTGGTGGAGAACTTGTTTCCTCGTGGTTCTGTGGCGTTCCCCAATGAGGAGAAAGCGGCAGGAGGATCCATCAGAACCTAA